A single genomic interval of Brevibacillus brevis harbors:
- a CDS encoding PLP-dependent aminotransferase family protein translates to MEYMPIMDAQSKEPLYQQLYKQLSKRIASGEIPSGTKMPSIRQLMKASGVGKNTIEAAYQQLLAEGYIVSRERSGFYAAEIERWSEPVDQDEEIALCSSILKKKKGGHLTCRYNFHGSVIDTKSFPYGAWRSCMLEALSVYPEDFSFYGDDQGEWELRAELSKYLRRARTLICRPEQIIIGTGLQQALSFLCLLLADRHRVVAIEEPGYADARIVFSHHGYEVVSIPLGEDGLSIEALEKSKATVVYTTPAHQFPYGMVTPVGQRQQLLQWAKRRNGIIIENDYDGEFRYNVHPTPSLQGMDRDGCVVYIGNFSKAFSPALRLDYTVLPKQLLERYWEAFQAYPSPVSRHLQRTMQLFMQKGYWEKHVRKMRTVYHRKHDALLRAIQTFMPPEVRVLGQSAGLHILLEVDTSRTERELIELGCAADVRVYPSGHNWANDPTNTRPRIIVGFGGVEEQDIAVGISRLAEAWFSL, encoded by the coding sequence ATGGAGTACATGCCGATTATGGATGCACAGAGCAAAGAACCTCTGTATCAGCAGCTATACAAGCAATTGAGCAAACGGATTGCATCAGGAGAGATACCATCCGGAACAAAGATGCCGTCGATCCGTCAGTTGATGAAAGCAAGTGGCGTCGGAAAAAATACGATTGAGGCAGCCTATCAGCAACTGCTCGCAGAAGGCTACATTGTGAGCCGGGAGCGGAGCGGCTTTTACGCTGCCGAGATCGAGAGATGGTCAGAGCCAGTGGATCAGGATGAGGAGATTGCCTTGTGTTCGTCGATCTTGAAAAAGAAAAAAGGGGGTCATCTCACTTGTCGTTACAACTTTCATGGTTCTGTCATTGATACGAAGTCGTTTCCTTACGGAGCTTGGCGCTCGTGTATGCTGGAAGCGCTGTCTGTCTATCCGGAGGATTTTTCTTTTTACGGTGATGATCAAGGAGAGTGGGAGCTGAGAGCGGAGCTCAGTAAATATTTGCGCAGAGCACGTACGCTCATTTGTCGGCCTGAGCAAATCATCATCGGCACCGGATTACAGCAGGCTCTCAGCTTTTTATGTCTGCTCTTGGCCGATCGGCATCGTGTGGTTGCGATCGAGGAGCCTGGCTATGCAGATGCACGAATCGTCTTTTCCCATCACGGCTATGAGGTCGTGTCCATCCCGCTTGGGGAAGATGGGTTGTCCATTGAAGCCTTGGAAAAAAGCAAAGCAACGGTCGTGTACACGACGCCTGCCCATCAATTTCCGTATGGGATGGTCACGCCAGTCGGTCAGCGTCAGCAATTGCTGCAATGGGCAAAGAGAAGGAACGGAATCATCATCGAAAATGATTACGATGGTGAATTTCGCTACAATGTACACCCTACGCCATCTTTGCAAGGGATGGATCGGGACGGATGTGTTGTTTATATCGGCAATTTTTCCAAAGCATTTTCTCCAGCACTTCGCTTGGATTACACGGTGCTCCCGAAGCAATTGCTCGAGCGATATTGGGAAGCATTCCAGGCGTATCCTTCGCCGGTTTCCCGTCATTTGCAACGGACCATGCAGTTGTTCATGCAAAAGGGGTACTGGGAAAAGCATGTCCGAAAAATGCGCACCGTCTATCACCGCAAGCACGATGCATTGCTTCGGGCGATACAGACCTTCATGCCCCCGGAAGTACGAGTATTGGGACAGTCAGCAGGGCTGCATATTTTGCTGGAGGTGGATACTTCCCGAACGGAGAGGGAGCTGATCGAGCTGGGGTGTGCGGCCGATGTTCGCGTTTATCCGAGCGGCCATAACTGGGCCAATGATCCGACGAATACACGGCCGCGCATCATCGTTGGATTTGGTGGAGTGGAGGAACAAGACATTGCGGTAGGAATCAGTCGTTTGGCAGAAGCTTGGTTTTCATTATGA
- a CDS encoding cold-shock protein produces the protein MIQGKVKWFSKEKGYGFIERDGGPDVFVHYSAITGSGYRNLEEGEQVVFEIVNGQRGLQAANVAKKIV, from the coding sequence ATGATTCAAGGGAAAGTAAAATGGTTCAGCAAGGAAAAGGGCTATGGGTTTATTGAGCGCGATGGAGGACCTGATGTATTCGTACACTATTCTGCGATTACGGGGTCAGGTTACCGGAATTTGGAGGAAGGCGAGCAGGTGGTTTTTGAGATTGTGAATGGACAGCGGGGGCTGCAAGCCGCCAACGTAGCGAAGAAAATCGTGTAA
- a CDS encoding GNAT family N-acetyltransferase, protein MRIHLQGEKVVLRDIRAEDIDTIYYWKYEAMDREHLNWNGPYKPLDPYTKEEYRALPRYQESLALVGTDAPRTELMIEIDGELKGSVGRYWISEETNWCEIGIVIYDSRYWQNGYGREAFRMWIDYLFTHMDTVRLGIGTWSGNERMIKLAAHMGMVEEARVRKARIVRGEYYDAIKMGILREEWENRK, encoded by the coding sequence ATGCGTATTCATTTGCAAGGAGAAAAGGTCGTTCTGCGAGATATTCGAGCAGAAGATATAGATACGATCTACTATTGGAAGTATGAAGCAATGGATCGGGAACATCTCAATTGGAATGGCCCCTACAAACCGCTTGATCCGTACACAAAAGAAGAGTATCGTGCCCTCCCACGCTACCAGGAGTCTCTCGCTCTCGTTGGGACAGATGCACCAAGAACTGAGCTGATGATTGAGATTGACGGCGAGCTAAAAGGTAGTGTCGGTCGCTACTGGATATCCGAGGAGACGAACTGGTGCGAAATCGGAATCGTCATTTACGACTCCCGCTACTGGCAGAATGGTTATGGTCGGGAAGCGTTTCGGATGTGGATCGACTACTTGTTTACCCACATGGATACGGTCCGTTTAGGCATTGGTACGTGGTCAGGCAACGAACGGATGATCAAGCTGGCTGCTCACATGGGAATGGTCGAAGAAGCGCGGGTACGCAAAGCTAGGATTGTTCGCGGTGAATATTACGATGCGATTAAGATGGGGATTTTGCGAGAGGAATGGGAGAATCGGAAATAA
- a CDS encoding DUF3951 domain-containing protein, producing MKRFGPLIVNDHNNRKRKDKKQMMMMSGLIIGVSLLIIGMLGMACYRFFIQKKPVEHYYTPLDRVFGQTSVEFHEQKLEKKEAEEEEGDDKDKNEKIRQKRRS from the coding sequence TTGAAACGATTTGGCCCTCTCATCGTAAATGATCATAACAATCGAAAAAGGAAGGACAAAAAACAAATGATGATGATGTCTGGCTTGATTATTGGGGTATCCCTTTTGATTATTGGCATGCTTGGAATGGCTTGCTACCGCTTTTTTATCCAAAAGAAACCCGTCGAGCATTACTACACCCCGCTAGATCGCGTGTTCGGGCAAACGTCAGTTGAATTCCATGAGCAAAAGCTAGAAAAGAAAGAAGCAGAGGAAGAAGAAGGTGATGACAAGGATAAGAACGAGAAGATCCGGCAAAAGCGTAGATCATAA
- the putP gene encoding sodium/proline symporter PutP, whose product MNMLLTSIIVYMAGMLLIGYYAYKRTSNLTDYMLGGRSLGPTVTALSAGASDMSGWLMMGLPGAMFAQGLSASWIAIGLTLGAYANWLYVAPRLRSYTEVANNSITIPAFLENRFGDGSRMLRLVSALVIMIFFTFYVSSGLVSGGVLFENTFHLSYQTGLWIVGVVTIAYTLFGGFLAVSWTDAVQGLIMVIALILVPLVTVLTTGGLGETFTEIHAVDPSLLDIFKGTSLLGIISLFAWGLGYFGQPHIIVRFMAITSTSEIKKARSIGMGWMIFSVVGAMLTGLVGIALYSKQGWTLSDPETIFIQLGTILFHPLITGFLLAAILAAIMSTISSQLLVTSSSLTEDIYKTFFKRSATDKELVTFGRMSVLLVSVVAFLLALNKNDTILDLVGYAWAGFGASFGPVILLSLYWKRMNKWGALAGMVAGAFTVIIWTRFDVLKDFLYEMVPGFAISLLAIVIVSHLTSKPSNEVTAQFDEYQKSMK is encoded by the coding sequence ATGAATATGCTGCTCACATCTATTATTGTGTACATGGCAGGTATGCTGTTAATCGGCTATTATGCCTACAAACGTACCTCCAATCTGACAGACTACATGCTCGGGGGTCGGTCGCTCGGTCCAACTGTAACCGCTCTCAGTGCGGGTGCATCTGACATGAGTGGCTGGTTGATGATGGGTCTGCCAGGTGCCATGTTTGCTCAAGGTCTTAGTGCATCCTGGATTGCCATCGGTCTGACTCTCGGGGCTTATGCCAACTGGCTTTATGTCGCTCCCCGCCTTCGTTCGTACACGGAGGTTGCCAACAACTCGATTACGATTCCTGCCTTTTTGGAAAATCGTTTCGGGGACGGGTCTCGGATGCTTCGTCTTGTCTCGGCACTTGTTATTATGATCTTCTTTACCTTTTACGTGTCATCTGGTCTCGTTTCTGGAGGCGTGTTGTTTGAAAACACCTTCCACCTGAGTTATCAAACGGGACTATGGATTGTCGGAGTGGTCACCATCGCCTATACATTGTTTGGCGGCTTCCTCGCTGTAAGCTGGACGGACGCTGTACAAGGACTCATTATGGTCATCGCGCTTATTCTCGTCCCGCTCGTGACCGTTCTTACAACTGGCGGATTGGGAGAAACATTTACGGAAATTCACGCTGTCGATCCCTCTTTGCTCGATATTTTTAAAGGGACGAGCCTGCTCGGCATCATTTCCCTGTTTGCGTGGGGTCTCGGCTATTTCGGACAACCGCATATTATCGTTCGCTTTATGGCGATCACGTCCACGAGCGAGATTAAAAAAGCACGCAGCATCGGTATGGGCTGGATGATTTTCTCCGTCGTTGGCGCCATGCTGACAGGACTGGTCGGTATCGCCCTGTACTCCAAGCAAGGCTGGACGTTGAGCGATCCTGAGACGATCTTTATCCAGCTGGGTACGATCCTGTTCCATCCACTGATTACTGGCTTTTTGCTGGCGGCGATTTTGGCAGCGATTATGAGTACGATTTCCTCTCAGTTGCTCGTCACGTCCAGCTCCTTGACTGAGGATATATACAAAACCTTTTTCAAGCGTTCTGCAACCGACAAAGAACTGGTCACCTTTGGCCGCATGTCCGTCTTGCTTGTCTCTGTCGTCGCCTTTTTGCTCGCCTTGAACAAAAATGACACGATCCTGGATCTTGTCGGATATGCGTGGGCCGGATTCGGCGCTTCGTTTGGTCCTGTCATTCTGCTCTCCCTCTATTGGAAGCGCATGAACAAATGGGGTGCTCTCGCGGGTATGGTCGCTGGCGCATTTACCGTTATCATCTGGACTCGCTTTGATGTGCTGAAGGACTTCCTCTACGAAATGGTTCCTGGCTTTGCCATTAGCCTGCTCGCCATCGTGATTGTGAGCCATTTGACCAGCAAACCTTCGAATGAGGTAACCGCTCAGTTTGATGAGTACCAGAAAAGCATGAAATAA
- a CDS encoding dynamin family protein translates to MNWVLVERVGMMEKGGIEVLDSQVLIRETDFSRLAHTWEELAEEMKSQGDETTPHKLIQLAAKTKRAELNIAFCGHFSAGKSTMINTLLGVNLLPSNPIPTSANVVKIRGGEKAARVFTMNNGVLTFDPDTEMEKLKQFAVDGDTVESVEVSYPGTFLDEYASLLDTPGIDSTDAAHKIATESALHLADVVIYMMDYNHVQAEENFNFTKTLKDRGKPVYLVVNMIDKHIDFELDFDSYKESVEEAFATWNIHPDGIFYTSLAEPDHPENMYEEFKGMLAQLIADREKLVGTSVRSAAEHLIDEHIQVVRTSQADQRQQWEAQLDGLEVEGIDSRNAAVVQEALEQEEAAAATLEQRAEDARMQMEKELSVLLDNARLTYFSTNEAARSYLESRKPGFKVGLLFAGKKTEEERARREEALLVEFREKVAGNLDFHFKEWLGKQPQVFDLRSEEYHASVHATKIEITGEFLSKHIKEGAASSEYVLNYCADISNGMKLEYRRVGLSFIAQVVEMIKEQVRVDSAAQGERLGVLREMAALHQKLAGLAAREEETKGRLLAIMRGGEQVA, encoded by the coding sequence TTGAACTGGGTATTAGTAGAGAGAGTAGGAATGATGGAGAAGGGTGGAATAGAAGTGCTTGACAGTCAAGTATTGATCCGGGAAACGGACTTTTCCCGACTGGCACATACATGGGAAGAACTCGCGGAAGAAATGAAATCGCAGGGAGACGAAACCACGCCACACAAGCTCATTCAACTGGCCGCGAAAACCAAGCGCGCTGAGTTGAATATTGCGTTTTGCGGACATTTTTCCGCTGGAAAATCAACGATGATTAACACGCTTCTGGGTGTCAATTTGCTGCCGTCCAATCCGATTCCGACTAGTGCGAATGTCGTCAAGATTCGGGGCGGAGAAAAAGCGGCTCGCGTCTTCACCATGAACAACGGTGTCCTTACTTTTGATCCAGATACGGAGATGGAGAAGCTCAAGCAGTTTGCTGTTGACGGAGATACGGTTGAATCCGTAGAGGTTTCCTACCCGGGAACATTCCTTGACGAATACGCCAGCTTGCTCGATACACCGGGCATTGACTCCACGGATGCGGCACACAAAATCGCTACGGAATCTGCGCTGCATTTGGCGGACGTCGTCATTTATATGATGGATTATAACCATGTTCAAGCCGAAGAGAACTTCAACTTTACAAAGACGTTGAAGGACCGTGGCAAGCCAGTCTATCTGGTTGTGAACATGATCGATAAACATATTGATTTCGAATTGGATTTCGATAGCTATAAGGAAAGTGTCGAGGAAGCATTCGCGACCTGGAACATTCATCCGGATGGTATTTTTTACACGTCGCTTGCAGAACCCGATCATCCTGAGAACATGTATGAGGAATTTAAGGGCATGCTTGCGCAGTTGATCGCTGATCGTGAAAAGCTGGTTGGCACGAGCGTTCGCAGTGCTGCCGAGCATTTGATCGACGAACACATCCAAGTAGTAAGAACAAGCCAGGCAGATCAACGCCAGCAGTGGGAAGCCCAGCTGGATGGTCTCGAAGTGGAAGGCATCGACAGTCGTAATGCAGCAGTTGTTCAGGAAGCGCTTGAGCAGGAGGAAGCGGCAGCAGCGACTCTAGAGCAGCGTGCAGAGGATGCCCGAATGCAGATGGAAAAAGAGCTGAGTGTACTTTTGGACAATGCTCGTTTGACTTATTTCAGCACGAACGAAGCAGCACGAAGCTACTTGGAGAGCCGCAAGCCAGGCTTCAAGGTGGGGTTGTTGTTTGCAGGCAAGAAGACAGAGGAAGAACGCGCACGTCGCGAAGAAGCCCTTCTCGTTGAGTTCCGCGAAAAAGTGGCGGGAAATCTCGACTTCCATTTCAAAGAATGGCTCGGCAAGCAGCCGCAAGTATTTGATTTGCGGAGCGAAGAATATCACGCCAGCGTTCACGCTACCAAGATCGAGATTACGGGCGAGTTCCTGAGCAAGCACATCAAAGAGGGTGCTGCTTCAAGTGAGTACGTCCTGAACTACTGTGCGGATATTTCCAACGGGATGAAGCTGGAGTACAGACGCGTGGGCCTGTCCTTCATTGCACAAGTGGTTGAGATGATCAAAGAGCAGGTGCGTGTAGACAGTGCGGCTCAAGGTGAGCGCCTTGGCGTATTGCGTGAAATGGCAGCACTGCATCAAAAGCTGGCAGGACTGGCAGCGAGAGAAGAAGAAACCAAGGGTCGTCTGTTGGCGATTATGCGTGGAGGAGAACAAGTAGCATGA
- a CDS encoding dynamin family protein produces the protein MNQLRDKLITAAERLRRASEEVVSVPGMQAQAQAMLDRADRLTANRFTVALFGAFSAGKSSFANALMGDLVLPVSPNPTTAAINKIMPPTDERPHGTVRVVLKEREAIEQDVIRSLAVFGLIASDLDGALAELGKIDVAQIPPTAKPHYTFLKAVTKGLPEMAAHLGGELLVDMQAFKGFVAKEEKACFAEYIELFYSCPLTDQGIVLVDTPGADSINARHTGVAFEYMKNADAVLFVTYYNHAFSQADREFLLQMGRVKDTFEMDKMFFIVNACDLAANDEELQGVITHVEKNLLSCGIRLPRIYPVSSQTALLARMHEKGKLAASAEKVYRQRTNTAEGEPLMPADEAFKFSGMASFEAEFLRFTIEELTQIAVNAAIGEIRRAHDTMTEFMRMAQSGEDERLLRKEAASNAKTQALSAVEALSTASFERDLAKEREELLYYVRQRLFFRFNELFNFAFNPAVIKDDGRNMKQALQGCLTDLLRSISYDLAQELRATTLRLEKFTNKQGTTLVAAWQKDAQGYAAGLTLAPYQQRQVETLSFADELPVAESAFASAISLFKNTKDFFEQDGKAKMREELEKRMQDPVSAYVEIGNKQLDEQFSALFQELVASERNRVIDQINEYFTGLFAALEMNIDLDELAAKVSRVAAELE, from the coding sequence ATGAATCAACTACGAGACAAACTAATTACGGCAGCAGAGCGTCTGCGACGCGCAAGTGAAGAAGTCGTTTCCGTACCGGGGATGCAAGCACAGGCACAGGCGATGCTGGATCGAGCAGATCGCCTGACCGCCAATCGTTTTACTGTTGCATTGTTTGGTGCTTTTAGCGCAGGAAAATCCTCGTTTGCCAACGCCTTGATGGGCGATCTCGTACTCCCTGTATCGCCGAATCCGACGACTGCGGCGATCAACAAAATTATGCCGCCTACAGATGAGCGCCCGCATGGAACTGTGCGTGTCGTTTTGAAGGAGCGCGAAGCAATCGAGCAGGATGTTATCCGTTCACTCGCTGTGTTTGGGCTGATTGCATCTGATCTGGATGGCGCATTGGCTGAGCTGGGCAAGATCGACGTGGCCCAAATCCCGCCTACGGCAAAACCTCACTACACCTTTTTGAAAGCTGTTACAAAAGGCTTGCCAGAAATGGCTGCTCATCTGGGTGGAGAACTGCTCGTGGATATGCAGGCATTCAAAGGCTTTGTAGCCAAGGAAGAAAAAGCTTGTTTTGCGGAATATATCGAGCTGTTCTATTCCTGCCCGCTGACCGACCAGGGCATCGTTCTCGTCGATACGCCTGGTGCGGATTCCATCAATGCACGTCATACAGGTGTGGCGTTTGAATACATGAAAAACGCGGATGCCGTGCTGTTTGTGACCTATTACAACCACGCGTTTTCACAGGCAGACCGTGAGTTTTTGCTGCAAATGGGACGGGTAAAGGATACGTTTGAAATGGACAAAATGTTCTTTATCGTCAATGCTTGTGACCTCGCAGCAAACGATGAGGAATTGCAGGGCGTGATTACCCACGTAGAGAAAAACCTCCTCTCGTGCGGAATTCGCCTTCCACGTATTTATCCGGTGTCCAGCCAGACTGCTCTGTTGGCACGGATGCATGAAAAAGGCAAACTGGCAGCTTCTGCGGAGAAAGTATACCGCCAGCGCACGAATACGGCTGAAGGCGAGCCGCTGATGCCGGCAGATGAAGCATTCAAGTTCTCTGGAATGGCATCGTTCGAAGCAGAGTTCCTCCGCTTTACGATTGAAGAACTGACGCAAATTGCTGTGAATGCTGCAATCGGTGAAATCCGTCGCGCCCATGATACCATGACAGAATTCATGCGTATGGCACAGTCCGGGGAAGACGAGCGTCTGTTGCGCAAAGAAGCAGCAAGCAACGCTAAGACACAGGCTCTGTCAGCGGTTGAAGCACTATCTACCGCTTCGTTCGAGCGCGACTTGGCAAAAGAGCGCGAGGAGCTGCTCTACTACGTTCGCCAGCGCCTGTTCTTCCGTTTCAATGAGCTGTTCAATTTTGCTTTTAACCCGGCTGTCATCAAGGACGATGGACGCAACATGAAGCAAGCACTGCAAGGGTGCTTGACTGATCTTCTGCGTTCGATCAGCTACGACTTGGCGCAGGAGCTGAGAGCGACTACCCTTCGTTTGGAGAAATTCACGAACAAGCAGGGGACAACACTTGTTGCGGCGTGGCAAAAGGATGCACAAGGCTATGCAGCAGGTTTGACCTTGGCGCCTTATCAGCAGCGGCAGGTGGAAACACTGTCCTTTGCTGATGAACTGCCTGTAGCCGAATCTGCATTTGCATCAGCGATTTCCTTGTTCAAAAACACCAAAGACTTTTTCGAGCAGGATGGCAAAGCGAAAATGCGTGAAGAACTGGAGAAGCGCATGCAAGATCCAGTGAGCGCGTATGTAGAAATCGGAAACAAGCAGTTGGATGAGCAGTTTTCTGCGCTATTCCAAGAGCTGGTGGCGAGTGAGCGCAATCGCGTCATCGACCAGATCAACGAATATTTCACAGGTCTGTTTGCGGCTCTTGAGATGAACATCGATCTCGACGAGCTGGCTGCAAAAGTGAGTCGTGTGGCGGCTGAGTTGGAGTAA